In the Ensifer adhaerens genome, one interval contains:
- a CDS encoding LysR family transcriptional regulator has product MDWEELHLVQLLARHGSLSATARVLGATQPTVSRRLDTLEQKAQQKLFERQPSGLVPTAACLSILSALEQMEANALAVERRLAAQDDALAGTITVTSLDWLGDYLLAPILTKFAAAHPGVTIHLLNDGRRFNLSRRDADIAFRFGGFDQSDTVERKVADIRYGLFATQAYLDRFGHPNARGSSGHAIVELAEAPVRVSLSTWLKGRLPDARVMLRTNSIRSQLSAVETGTALATLPHFLAAGRDGIVPVDLGVAAPVLSLKLGVHQETRNLLRVRKLIDFAVSEFAVLRPKLNPPS; this is encoded by the coding sequence ATGGACTGGGAAGAACTTCATCTTGTTCAGCTTTTGGCACGCCACGGCTCACTGAGCGCGACGGCGCGCGTGCTGGGCGCGACCCAGCCGACGGTCAGCCGCCGCCTCGACACGTTGGAGCAGAAGGCGCAGCAGAAGCTGTTCGAGCGGCAACCAAGCGGCCTCGTTCCGACCGCAGCATGCCTGTCGATCCTGTCGGCGCTCGAGCAGATGGAGGCGAATGCGCTTGCGGTCGAGCGTCGCCTCGCGGCGCAGGACGATGCGCTGGCGGGCACCATCACCGTGACAAGCCTCGACTGGCTCGGCGATTATCTGCTGGCACCGATCCTGACGAAATTTGCCGCTGCCCATCCCGGCGTTACCATTCATCTGCTGAACGACGGCCGGCGCTTCAACCTCTCCCGGCGGGATGCCGATATCGCCTTCCGCTTTGGCGGCTTCGACCAAAGCGACACCGTCGAGCGCAAGGTTGCCGATATCCGCTACGGCCTGTTTGCGACACAAGCCTATCTCGATCGTTTCGGCCATCCGAATGCGAGGGGGAGCAGTGGTCATGCCATTGTCGAACTGGCTGAGGCACCGGTGCGGGTTTCGCTCTCGACCTGGCTGAAGGGCCGTTTGCCGGACGCGCGGGTGATGTTGCGAACGAACTCCATTCGCTCACAGCTGAGCGCTGTCGAGACGGGCACGGCGCTCGCAACGCTTCCACACTTCCTTGCGGCCGGGCGGGACGGCATCGTTCCCGTGGACCTCGGCGTTGCCGCACCGGTCCTGTCGCTGAAGCTCGGCGTGCATCAGGAGACACGCAATCTCCTGCGCGTGCGAAAACTCATAGACTTCGCTGTCTCGGAGTTCGCGGTTCTGCGACCGAAACTCAATCCGCCGAGCTGA
- a CDS encoding alpha/beta fold hydrolase — protein sequence MFRTAFIAGALLISSAALAGAEPVGNRVDVNGMKMYYEVSGEGEPLVVLHGAYMNIPSTGAIIPKLAETHKVYAIEFQGHGRTTDIDRPITYPNLADDVAAFMDAVDLKKADVFGYSMGAAAGLQLAIRHPEKVNKLAAASVGYDAEGWQPEFKAFIPQMTVEMFVSMPFAEDYRKLAANPDGFPDLVKKLIQLEKEPMAWEADVKALKTPVLVIAGDADVATLEHTVALFRLLGGGAMGDMGKPLAASRLAILPATSHTAVINQPELLEAFVEPFFKGETPKGMFQ from the coding sequence ATGTTCCGCACCGCTTTCATTGCTGGCGCTCTGCTGATTTCCAGCGCCGCCCTTGCCGGGGCCGAGCCCGTGGGCAACCGCGTCGATGTCAACGGCATGAAGATGTACTACGAGGTTTCGGGCGAGGGCGAGCCGCTGGTCGTGCTGCACGGCGCCTACATGAATATACCGTCGACGGGCGCGATCATTCCGAAGCTCGCCGAGACCCACAAGGTCTATGCGATCGAGTTCCAGGGCCATGGTCGCACTACCGATATCGATCGCCCGATCACCTATCCGAACCTCGCCGACGACGTCGCCGCCTTCATGGATGCGGTCGATCTCAAGAAGGCCGATGTCTTCGGTTACTCGATGGGGGCGGCTGCCGGCCTGCAGCTGGCGATCCGCCATCCCGAGAAGGTCAACAAGCTTGCGGCCGCGTCCGTCGGCTACGATGCCGAGGGCTGGCAGCCGGAGTTCAAGGCATTCATCCCGCAGATGACCGTCGAGATGTTCGTCAGCATGCCGTTTGCCGAAGATTACCGCAAGCTCGCCGCCAACCCGGATGGCTTTCCCGATCTGGTCAAGAAGCTGATTCAGCTCGAAAAGGAGCCGATGGCCTGGGAGGCGGACGTCAAGGCGCTGAAGACTCCGGTTCTCGTCATCGCCGGTGATGCCGATGTGGCAACGCTGGAGCACACGGTGGCATTGTTCCGCCTGCTCGGCGGCGGTGCGATGGGGGACATGGGCAAGCCGCTCGCGGCTTCGCGCCTCGCCATTCTGCCGGCCACGTCGCACACGGCGGTCATCAATCAGCCGGAGTTGCTGGAGGCCTTCGTCGAACCTTTCTTCAAGGGCGAGACACCGAAGGGCATGTTCCAATGA